A genomic segment from Callithrix jacchus isolate 240 chromosome 8, calJac240_pri, whole genome shotgun sequence encodes:
- the GRAMD2A gene encoding GRAM domain-containing protein 2A isoform X6, translated as MSNQQMHGKTSLNSPVSCKEKPDSVQEPLDCRRALVSNLCPKLLAQGQGRIGTEDAWAGPGFLVPKMERLLCSLHCPEGLKGEEIKKCGREGIPLNKYNQQYHKLFKDVPLEEVVLKVCSCALQRDLLLQGRLYISPNWLCFHASLFGKDIKVVIPVVSVQMIKKHKLARLLPNGLAITTNTSQKYIFVSLLSRDSVYELLRRVCTHLQPSSKKSLSVRQFPEEPESLEVLIPEMKWRKVCPSSRSLSLPDNMPRTPAASVDSTDSFFPSRTPPGPEKSRAQVASENGRRWAWPMPGWGPACPKKMPNCSPTAENAVCEEDELEEETGSTGELRLWDYQLLKVFFVLICILVVSSSYLAFRISQLEQQLCSLSWDSPVPGHR; from the exons ATGAG CAACCAACAAATGCACGGAAAGACTTCTCTGAACAGTCCTGTGTCCTGCAAAGAGAAACCAGACAGCGTTCAGGAGCCCCTGGACTGCAG AAGGGCCCTAGTTTCCAATCTCTGCCCCAAGCTTCTGGCTCAAGGCCAGGGCAGAATTGGCACTGAGGACGCATGGGCAGGACCGGGGTTCCTTGTCCCCAAAATGGAACGTCTCCTTTGCAGTCTGCACTGCCCAGAAGGCTTGAAGGGTGAAGAGATAAAGAAGTGTGGCCGAGAAGGG ATACCACTGAATAAATACAACCAGCAATACCACAAGCTGTTTAAAGATGTTCCCTTGGAGGAAGTGGTTCTCAAAG TGTGCTCCTGTGCCCTCCAGAGGGACCTCCTTCTTCAGGGCCGGCTCTACATCTCCCCCAACTGGCTCTGCTTCCACGCCAGCCTCTTTGGCAAGGATATCAAG GTGGTCATTCCTGTGGTGTCTGTGCAAATGATAAAAAAACACAAGCTGGCACGGCTCCTTCCCAACGGACTGgccatcaccaccaacaccagCCAGAAG TATATCTTTGTGTCACTGCTGTCCCGGGACAGTGTATATGAACTGCTGAGGAGAGTCTGCACCCACCTACAG ccttccagcaAGAAGAGTCTAAGTGTAAGACAATTTCCAGAGGAACCTGAGTCTCTG GAAGTCCTCATCCCTGAGATGAAGTGGAGAAAGGTATGCCCTTCCTCCAGGTCCCTGTCTCTCCCGGACAACATGCCTCGTACCCCTGCAGCATCTGTAGACTCCACAGACAGTTTCTTCCCCTCCAGGACGCCTCCAGGGCCTG AAAAGTCAAGAGCCCAAGTAGCCTCTGAAAATGGCAGGAGATGGGCATGGCCCATGCCGGGCTGGGGTCCTGCCTGCCCTAAGAAGATGCCGAACTGCTCTCCCACTGCAGAGAATGCTGTCTGTGAGGAAGATGAGCTGGAGGAGGAGACTGGGAGCACTGGGGAGCTGAGGCTCTGGGATTATCAGCTTCTGAAGGTCTTCTTTGTGCT GATCTGCATCCTGGTCGTGTCCTCATCTTATCTGGCGTTCCGTATTTCACAGCTAGAGCAGCAGTTATGCTCCTTGAGTTGGGACAGCCCAGTCCCTGGGCACAG GTAA
- the GRAMD2A gene encoding GRAM domain-containing protein 2A isoform X10, whose amino-acid sequence MLPGNQQMHGKTSLNSPVSCKEKPDSVQEPLDCSLHCPEGLKGEEIKKCGREGIPLNKYNQQYHKLFKDVPLEEVVLKVCSCALQRDLLLQGRLYISPNWLCFHASLFGKDIKVVIPVVSVQMIKKHKLARLLPNGLAITTNTSQKYIFVSLLSRDSVYELLRRVCTHLQPSSKKSLSVRQFPEEPESLEVLIPEMKWRKVCPSSRSLSLPDNMPRTPAASVDSTDSFFPSRTPPGPEKSRAQVASENGRRWAWPMPGWGPACPKKMPNCSPTAENAVCEEDELEEETGSTGELRLWDYQLLKVFFVLICILVVSSSYLAFRISQLEQQLCSLSWDSPVPGHR is encoded by the exons ATGCTGCCCGG CAACCAACAAATGCACGGAAAGACTTCTCTGAACAGTCCTGTGTCCTGCAAAGAGAAACCAGACAGCGTTCAGGAGCCCCTGGACTGCAG TCTGCACTGCCCAGAAGGCTTGAAGGGTGAAGAGATAAAGAAGTGTGGCCGAGAAGGG ATACCACTGAATAAATACAACCAGCAATACCACAAGCTGTTTAAAGATGTTCCCTTGGAGGAAGTGGTTCTCAAAG TGTGCTCCTGTGCCCTCCAGAGGGACCTCCTTCTTCAGGGCCGGCTCTACATCTCCCCCAACTGGCTCTGCTTCCACGCCAGCCTCTTTGGCAAGGATATCAAG GTGGTCATTCCTGTGGTGTCTGTGCAAATGATAAAAAAACACAAGCTGGCACGGCTCCTTCCCAACGGACTGgccatcaccaccaacaccagCCAGAAG TATATCTTTGTGTCACTGCTGTCCCGGGACAGTGTATATGAACTGCTGAGGAGAGTCTGCACCCACCTACAG ccttccagcaAGAAGAGTCTAAGTGTAAGACAATTTCCAGAGGAACCTGAGTCTCTG GAAGTCCTCATCCCTGAGATGAAGTGGAGAAAGGTATGCCCTTCCTCCAGGTCCCTGTCTCTCCCGGACAACATGCCTCGTACCCCTGCAGCATCTGTAGACTCCACAGACAGTTTCTTCCCCTCCAGGACGCCTCCAGGGCCTG AAAAGTCAAGAGCCCAAGTAGCCTCTGAAAATGGCAGGAGATGGGCATGGCCCATGCCGGGCTGGGGTCCTGCCTGCCCTAAGAAGATGCCGAACTGCTCTCCCACTGCAGAGAATGCTGTCTGTGAGGAAGATGAGCTGGAGGAGGAGACTGGGAGCACTGGGGAGCTGAGGCTCTGGGATTATCAGCTTCTGAAGGTCTTCTTTGTGCT GATCTGCATCCTGGTCGTGTCCTCATCTTATCTGGCGTTCCGTATTTCACAGCTAGAGCAGCAGTTATGCTCCTTGAGTTGGGACAGCCCAGTCCCTGGGCACAG GTAA
- the GRAMD2A gene encoding GRAM domain-containing protein 2A isoform X5 — MLPGNQQMHGKTSLNSPVSCKEKPDSVQEPLDCRRALVSNLCPKLLAQGQGRIGTEDAWAGPGFLVPKMERLLCSLHCPEGLKGEEIKKCGREGIPLNKYNQQYHKLFKDVPLEEVVLKVCSCALQRDLLLQGRLYISPNWLCFHASLFGKDIKVVIPVVSVQMIKKHKLARLLPNGLAITTNTSQKYIFVSLLSRDSVYELLRRVCTHLQPSSKKSLSVRQFPEEPESLEVLIPEMKWRKVCPSSRSLSLPDNMPRTPAASVDSTDSFFPSRTPPGPEKSRAQVASENGRRWAWPMPGWGPACPKKMPNCSPTAENAVCEEDELEEETGSTGELRLWDYQLLKVFFVLICILVVSSSYLAFRISQLEQQLCSLSWDSPVPGHR, encoded by the exons ATGCTGCCCGG CAACCAACAAATGCACGGAAAGACTTCTCTGAACAGTCCTGTGTCCTGCAAAGAGAAACCAGACAGCGTTCAGGAGCCCCTGGACTGCAG AAGGGCCCTAGTTTCCAATCTCTGCCCCAAGCTTCTGGCTCAAGGCCAGGGCAGAATTGGCACTGAGGACGCATGGGCAGGACCGGGGTTCCTTGTCCCCAAAATGGAACGTCTCCTTTGCAGTCTGCACTGCCCAGAAGGCTTGAAGGGTGAAGAGATAAAGAAGTGTGGCCGAGAAGGG ATACCACTGAATAAATACAACCAGCAATACCACAAGCTGTTTAAAGATGTTCCCTTGGAGGAAGTGGTTCTCAAAG TGTGCTCCTGTGCCCTCCAGAGGGACCTCCTTCTTCAGGGCCGGCTCTACATCTCCCCCAACTGGCTCTGCTTCCACGCCAGCCTCTTTGGCAAGGATATCAAG GTGGTCATTCCTGTGGTGTCTGTGCAAATGATAAAAAAACACAAGCTGGCACGGCTCCTTCCCAACGGACTGgccatcaccaccaacaccagCCAGAAG TATATCTTTGTGTCACTGCTGTCCCGGGACAGTGTATATGAACTGCTGAGGAGAGTCTGCACCCACCTACAG ccttccagcaAGAAGAGTCTAAGTGTAAGACAATTTCCAGAGGAACCTGAGTCTCTG GAAGTCCTCATCCCTGAGATGAAGTGGAGAAAGGTATGCCCTTCCTCCAGGTCCCTGTCTCTCCCGGACAACATGCCTCGTACCCCTGCAGCATCTGTAGACTCCACAGACAGTTTCTTCCCCTCCAGGACGCCTCCAGGGCCTG AAAAGTCAAGAGCCCAAGTAGCCTCTGAAAATGGCAGGAGATGGGCATGGCCCATGCCGGGCTGGGGTCCTGCCTGCCCTAAGAAGATGCCGAACTGCTCTCCCACTGCAGAGAATGCTGTCTGTGAGGAAGATGAGCTGGAGGAGGAGACTGGGAGCACTGGGGAGCTGAGGCTCTGGGATTATCAGCTTCTGAAGGTCTTCTTTGTGCT GATCTGCATCCTGGTCGTGTCCTCATCTTATCTGGCGTTCCGTATTTCACAGCTAGAGCAGCAGTTATGCTCCTTGAGTTGGGACAGCCCAGTCCCTGGGCACAG GTAA
- the GRAMD2A gene encoding GRAM domain-containing protein 2A isoform X8: MSKSQGPPFQCASSRVGLEASLGLACELPGTGDEQPTNARKDFSEQSCVLQRETRQRSGAPGLQIPLNKYNQQYHKLFKDVPLEEVVLKVCSCALQRDLLLQGRLYISPNWLCFHASLFGKDIKVVIPVVSVQMIKKHKLARLLPNGLAITTNTSQKYIFVSLLSRDSVYELLRRVCTHLQPSSKKSLSVRQFPEEPESLEVLIPEMKWRKVCPSSRSLSLPDNMPRTPAASVDSTDSFFPSRTPPGPEKSRAQVASENGRRWAWPMPGWGPACPKKMPNCSPTAENAVCEEDELEEETGSTGELRLWDYQLLKVFFVLICILVVSSSYLAFRISQLEQQLCSLSWDSPVPGHR, encoded by the exons ATGAGCAAGTCTCAGGGTCCTCCCTTCCAGTGTGCCTCCTCAAGGGTGGGGCTAGAGGCCTCACTCGGTCTGGCCTGCGAGCTGCCTGGCACTGGAGATGAG CAACCAACAAATGCACGGAAAGACTTCTCTGAACAGTCCTGTGTCCTGCAAAGAGAAACCAGACAGCGTTCAGGAGCCCCTGGACTGCAG ATACCACTGAATAAATACAACCAGCAATACCACAAGCTGTTTAAAGATGTTCCCTTGGAGGAAGTGGTTCTCAAAG TGTGCTCCTGTGCCCTCCAGAGGGACCTCCTTCTTCAGGGCCGGCTCTACATCTCCCCCAACTGGCTCTGCTTCCACGCCAGCCTCTTTGGCAAGGATATCAAG GTGGTCATTCCTGTGGTGTCTGTGCAAATGATAAAAAAACACAAGCTGGCACGGCTCCTTCCCAACGGACTGgccatcaccaccaacaccagCCAGAAG TATATCTTTGTGTCACTGCTGTCCCGGGACAGTGTATATGAACTGCTGAGGAGAGTCTGCACCCACCTACAG ccttccagcaAGAAGAGTCTAAGTGTAAGACAATTTCCAGAGGAACCTGAGTCTCTG GAAGTCCTCATCCCTGAGATGAAGTGGAGAAAGGTATGCCCTTCCTCCAGGTCCCTGTCTCTCCCGGACAACATGCCTCGTACCCCTGCAGCATCTGTAGACTCCACAGACAGTTTCTTCCCCTCCAGGACGCCTCCAGGGCCTG AAAAGTCAAGAGCCCAAGTAGCCTCTGAAAATGGCAGGAGATGGGCATGGCCCATGCCGGGCTGGGGTCCTGCCTGCCCTAAGAAGATGCCGAACTGCTCTCCCACTGCAGAGAATGCTGTCTGTGAGGAAGATGAGCTGGAGGAGGAGACTGGGAGCACTGGGGAGCTGAGGCTCTGGGATTATCAGCTTCTGAAGGTCTTCTTTGTGCT GATCTGCATCCTGGTCGTGTCCTCATCTTATCTGGCGTTCCGTATTTCACAGCTAGAGCAGCAGTTATGCTCCTTGAGTTGGGACAGCCCAGTCCCTGGGCACAG GTAA
- the GRAMD2A gene encoding GRAM domain-containing protein 2A isoform X11: MHGKTSLNSPVSCKEKPDSVQEPLDCSLHCPEGLKGEEIKKCGREGIPLNKYNQQYHKLFKDVPLEEVVLKVCSCALQRDLLLQGRLYISPNWLCFHASLFGKDIKVVIPVVSVQMIKKHKLARLLPNGLAITTNTSQKYIFVSLLSRDSVYELLRRVCTHLQPSSKKSLSVRQFPEEPESLEVLIPEMKWRKVCPSSRSLSLPDNMPRTPAASVDSTDSFFPSRTPPGPEKSRAQVASENGRRWAWPMPGWGPACPKKMPNCSPTAENAVCEEDELEEETGSTGELRLWDYQLLKVFFVLICILVVSSSYLAFRISQLEQQLCSLSWDSPVPGHR; encoded by the exons ATGCACGGAAAGACTTCTCTGAACAGTCCTGTGTCCTGCAAAGAGAAACCAGACAGCGTTCAGGAGCCCCTGGACTGCAG TCTGCACTGCCCAGAAGGCTTGAAGGGTGAAGAGATAAAGAAGTGTGGCCGAGAAGGG ATACCACTGAATAAATACAACCAGCAATACCACAAGCTGTTTAAAGATGTTCCCTTGGAGGAAGTGGTTCTCAAAG TGTGCTCCTGTGCCCTCCAGAGGGACCTCCTTCTTCAGGGCCGGCTCTACATCTCCCCCAACTGGCTCTGCTTCCACGCCAGCCTCTTTGGCAAGGATATCAAG GTGGTCATTCCTGTGGTGTCTGTGCAAATGATAAAAAAACACAAGCTGGCACGGCTCCTTCCCAACGGACTGgccatcaccaccaacaccagCCAGAAG TATATCTTTGTGTCACTGCTGTCCCGGGACAGTGTATATGAACTGCTGAGGAGAGTCTGCACCCACCTACAG ccttccagcaAGAAGAGTCTAAGTGTAAGACAATTTCCAGAGGAACCTGAGTCTCTG GAAGTCCTCATCCCTGAGATGAAGTGGAGAAAGGTATGCCCTTCCTCCAGGTCCCTGTCTCTCCCGGACAACATGCCTCGTACCCCTGCAGCATCTGTAGACTCCACAGACAGTTTCTTCCCCTCCAGGACGCCTCCAGGGCCTG AAAAGTCAAGAGCCCAAGTAGCCTCTGAAAATGGCAGGAGATGGGCATGGCCCATGCCGGGCTGGGGTCCTGCCTGCCCTAAGAAGATGCCGAACTGCTCTCCCACTGCAGAGAATGCTGTCTGTGAGGAAGATGAGCTGGAGGAGGAGACTGGGAGCACTGGGGAGCTGAGGCTCTGGGATTATCAGCTTCTGAAGGTCTTCTTTGTGCT GATCTGCATCCTGGTCGTGTCCTCATCTTATCTGGCGTTCCGTATTTCACAGCTAGAGCAGCAGTTATGCTCCTTGAGTTGGGACAGCCCAGTCCCTGGGCACAG GTAA
- the GRAMD2A gene encoding GRAM domain-containing protein 2A isoform X7 encodes MHGKTSLNSPVSCKEKPDSVQEPLDCRRALVSNLCPKLLAQGQGRIGTEDAWAGPGFLVPKMERLLCSLHCPEGLKGEEIKKCGREGIPLNKYNQQYHKLFKDVPLEEVVLKVCSCALQRDLLLQGRLYISPNWLCFHASLFGKDIKVVIPVVSVQMIKKHKLARLLPNGLAITTNTSQKYIFVSLLSRDSVYELLRRVCTHLQPSSKKSLSVRQFPEEPESLEVLIPEMKWRKVCPSSRSLSLPDNMPRTPAASVDSTDSFFPSRTPPGPEKSRAQVASENGRRWAWPMPGWGPACPKKMPNCSPTAENAVCEEDELEEETGSTGELRLWDYQLLKVFFVLICILVVSSSYLAFRISQLEQQLCSLSWDSPVPGHR; translated from the exons ATGCACGGAAAGACTTCTCTGAACAGTCCTGTGTCCTGCAAAGAGAAACCAGACAGCGTTCAGGAGCCCCTGGACTGCAG AAGGGCCCTAGTTTCCAATCTCTGCCCCAAGCTTCTGGCTCAAGGCCAGGGCAGAATTGGCACTGAGGACGCATGGGCAGGACCGGGGTTCCTTGTCCCCAAAATGGAACGTCTCCTTTGCAGTCTGCACTGCCCAGAAGGCTTGAAGGGTGAAGAGATAAAGAAGTGTGGCCGAGAAGGG ATACCACTGAATAAATACAACCAGCAATACCACAAGCTGTTTAAAGATGTTCCCTTGGAGGAAGTGGTTCTCAAAG TGTGCTCCTGTGCCCTCCAGAGGGACCTCCTTCTTCAGGGCCGGCTCTACATCTCCCCCAACTGGCTCTGCTTCCACGCCAGCCTCTTTGGCAAGGATATCAAG GTGGTCATTCCTGTGGTGTCTGTGCAAATGATAAAAAAACACAAGCTGGCACGGCTCCTTCCCAACGGACTGgccatcaccaccaacaccagCCAGAAG TATATCTTTGTGTCACTGCTGTCCCGGGACAGTGTATATGAACTGCTGAGGAGAGTCTGCACCCACCTACAG ccttccagcaAGAAGAGTCTAAGTGTAAGACAATTTCCAGAGGAACCTGAGTCTCTG GAAGTCCTCATCCCTGAGATGAAGTGGAGAAAGGTATGCCCTTCCTCCAGGTCCCTGTCTCTCCCGGACAACATGCCTCGTACCCCTGCAGCATCTGTAGACTCCACAGACAGTTTCTTCCCCTCCAGGACGCCTCCAGGGCCTG AAAAGTCAAGAGCCCAAGTAGCCTCTGAAAATGGCAGGAGATGGGCATGGCCCATGCCGGGCTGGGGTCCTGCCTGCCCTAAGAAGATGCCGAACTGCTCTCCCACTGCAGAGAATGCTGTCTGTGAGGAAGATGAGCTGGAGGAGGAGACTGGGAGCACTGGGGAGCTGAGGCTCTGGGATTATCAGCTTCTGAAGGTCTTCTTTGTGCT GATCTGCATCCTGGTCGTGTCCTCATCTTATCTGGCGTTCCGTATTTCACAGCTAGAGCAGCAGTTATGCTCCTTGAGTTGGGACAGCCCAGTCCCTGGGCACAG GTAA
- the GRAMD2A gene encoding GRAM domain-containing protein 2A isoform X9, which translates to MYGTYPCRSSESTGGHRCVNRQAESGVQPTNARKDFSEQSCVLQRETRQRSGAPGLQIPLNKYNQQYHKLFKDVPLEEVVLKVCSCALQRDLLLQGRLYISPNWLCFHASLFGKDIKVVIPVVSVQMIKKHKLARLLPNGLAITTNTSQKYIFVSLLSRDSVYELLRRVCTHLQPSSKKSLSVRQFPEEPESLEVLIPEMKWRKVCPSSRSLSLPDNMPRTPAASVDSTDSFFPSRTPPGPEKSRAQVASENGRRWAWPMPGWGPACPKKMPNCSPTAENAVCEEDELEEETGSTGELRLWDYQLLKVFFVLICILVVSSSYLAFRISQLEQQLCSLSWDSPVPGHR; encoded by the exons ATGTACGGGACATACCCCTGCCGGAGCTCAGAGTCAACTGGGGGACACAGATGTGTAAACAGACAAGCAGAGTCTGGTGTG CAACCAACAAATGCACGGAAAGACTTCTCTGAACAGTCCTGTGTCCTGCAAAGAGAAACCAGACAGCGTTCAGGAGCCCCTGGACTGCAG ATACCACTGAATAAATACAACCAGCAATACCACAAGCTGTTTAAAGATGTTCCCTTGGAGGAAGTGGTTCTCAAAG TGTGCTCCTGTGCCCTCCAGAGGGACCTCCTTCTTCAGGGCCGGCTCTACATCTCCCCCAACTGGCTCTGCTTCCACGCCAGCCTCTTTGGCAAGGATATCAAG GTGGTCATTCCTGTGGTGTCTGTGCAAATGATAAAAAAACACAAGCTGGCACGGCTCCTTCCCAACGGACTGgccatcaccaccaacaccagCCAGAAG TATATCTTTGTGTCACTGCTGTCCCGGGACAGTGTATATGAACTGCTGAGGAGAGTCTGCACCCACCTACAG ccttccagcaAGAAGAGTCTAAGTGTAAGACAATTTCCAGAGGAACCTGAGTCTCTG GAAGTCCTCATCCCTGAGATGAAGTGGAGAAAGGTATGCCCTTCCTCCAGGTCCCTGTCTCTCCCGGACAACATGCCTCGTACCCCTGCAGCATCTGTAGACTCCACAGACAGTTTCTTCCCCTCCAGGACGCCTCCAGGGCCTG AAAAGTCAAGAGCCCAAGTAGCCTCTGAAAATGGCAGGAGATGGGCATGGCCCATGCCGGGCTGGGGTCCTGCCTGCCCTAAGAAGATGCCGAACTGCTCTCCCACTGCAGAGAATGCTGTCTGTGAGGAAGATGAGCTGGAGGAGGAGACTGGGAGCACTGGGGAGCTGAGGCTCTGGGATTATCAGCTTCTGAAGGTCTTCTTTGTGCT GATCTGCATCCTGGTCGTGTCCTCATCTTATCTGGCGTTCCGTATTTCACAGCTAGAGCAGCAGTTATGCTCCTTGAGTTGGGACAGCCCAGTCCCTGGGCACAG GTAA